AGTGGAAAAGGACAGGTCAGCCAGCCAGAGGTCTGGGGGCAAGGTTTTTCTCCCATGGAAGGGCCTTTTACCGGTTACCCTCTCTGTTTCAGACATTATCGGTCTGCTCGGGTAGAGACTCCATCCCATCCTGGAGGTGTGAGTGAAGAGTTTTGGGAACGCagtcggcagagagagagggagcggcGGGAGCATGGTGTCTATGCCTCgtccaaagaagaaaaggatcggaagagagagagatcacgggATCGAGACTGTGACCGCAAGAGAGACAGAGGTAACAGTCGGCATCATTCATATAGTTCTGAGCAGAGCCATCGATAGTCCAGTCGTGATTGGGATAGGTGATACTCTGGGCAGAGCAGCCCGGTTAAACATTTGAATTAACATGTCAGCCTTTTTCCTGTTGCAGGAGTTTTTCTAATGCCCAATAATTAGGGAGCCCTATTGGTTTTGATTGTGTCAGGGTTAGGAATAGCAGGCAGCTTAAGAACTGATACTTGCAACAAAGCTGCTTTGCTTGAGTGTGTGCTCCTCGTTTTATTATAGTTGGTGATACAGGTGGTAACAGGTAATATGTACAAAAAGCCAGAATTTACTACAGTGCTGGTGACAGAGAAAGGACAGTGCTGTGGAGCAAAGCTAGACATAAAATCCAGTGCTGGCTTTGCTTAGTGTTGTTTTAAGTTTTATAGCTTATACACTTGTAACTATTAAACAGCTATTCACTGTAGACTTGTAACTATTGTTTTTTGAATTCTTGCAGGAAAATAACTGTTACTGTGAGTTTGAAACTTTCTAGCCAGTaactattttttccccttgagaGAATGGGGATATGTGAGTTTCAGGAGCCCATGGATCGCATTAGAACAGTGCAGGTTGCACCTGTGAGTGAGTGGGAAGGCCTGTCCTTTCTCTAGGGTGAAGACGGGTGGAAATTAGGATGGGACACGTATATCCTAAGCTCTGTGTGTGACTCTTGGCAGATGAGCGGGATAGAAGCAGACACAGCAGCAGATCGGAGCGAGATGGAGGGTCAGAGCGCAGCAGAAGAAATGAACCGGAGAGCCCGAGACACCGACCTAAAGGTAGACTGAACCATCGCTTGTGACTTGTGAGGGGTCGAGTGTATAAAAGGCAGGGCGAGTGAATCCTGTCCTCAGTTGATTTTCTGTGGGCAGAGTCAGAATTGCTGATTTCACTATGAACCTCTAGGAATACTTGCTTCTGAGTCAGGCAGGATGTCTTGGACCTGGTGAGTCGGATCTGGTCCTTTAAGCTGATAGGCCAGTTGGCTGAATGGCCAGTTCGCCAAATGGCAGGAAAGAATAGGGAGCTGGAGAAGaggatttattaaaaataatcatttatatCCACAAGGAGTATGTTTGCTGAGAGAAATTGGctgttctttcaaataaacatacttttaaaaaaagaaaaatgttataaacCCATGAAAACTGGACCATTAAAATCCAGGTATATTTAAAACTGTCCAAACCATCTTACCTGTCACAAATAGATCTAAAGTTTATGCAtagcagaagagagaaatttgGGGAATTGACTTTTGGCTGACAGCTCTAGAGCCTGAGTTAGAGGTTTCCTGTGGTTGTGTTCTTTGTGGCCGCAGATGCAGCTACTCCTTCAAGGTCCgcctgggaggaggaggacagtggCTATGGTTTCTCAAGGCGCTCGCAGTGGGAATCCCCATCTCCAACGCCTTCTTACCGGGATTCTGAGCGGAGCCATCGACAGTGCAGTCGCGATCGGGATAGGTGATGTTCTGGGCAGAGCAGCCCGGTTTCTCTGGGTGGGTGGCAAAGGGTGGACGTGAGGAGGGCAAAGGGGTCTGGGCTGGGAAAGCAGGTGGCCACTGGGGAACATGTCTCAGCCTAGTGACCGCTCAGTGCTGCTGCTTCTACTGCTGCCCAGGTCTGTGCGGAGCAGGTATTCAGACGACACACCTCTGCCAACCCCATCCTACAAATACAACGAGTGGGCCGATGACAGAAGACACCTGGGCTCCACGCCCCGTCTGTCCAGGGGCCGAggtaaggcagggagggaggaggaggcaggaaagcAGGATGACTCGTCCCAGTGAGGTCGAGCACAGCTGGACTCAGGAGCAGTGTGGCTCTGCAGGGCTGCTGGCATCCGCTGGGGATAAACTGGGGTCACGGGGACTGACCTGCTATGTGTTCTCCTTCAGGAAGACGTGAGGATGGTGAAGAGGGAATTTCGTTCGACACAGAAGAGGAACGGCAGCAGTGGGAGGATGACCAGAGGGTAAAAACTTGACATCTTTGACGGACTGAACGAGGGCTCGTGGCCCTCCGTGGGGAGTGGGCCGTGAGTGAAGTCCCGTGGAACTGGACTTTGGTGAGGGAGCTGAGCCCTGTTCAGTCCTGAGGCCCTGGAATCGGTTCACGGAGGCACAGGCTCCTGCACCAGCTCCTTCACGGGACGCAGGGCCGACCCGAGTTTTTCGTTGAGTGCTGGTGCCACCGTGTGGTAAATGTAGGAAGTGCCGTCACGAGTCCGCGCCCGGAGTTCTCCTCCAGGTGGCTCATCTCCTAGTAGGGCGGCCCTTGCCTGGCCCCGTCATCCCCCCAGTGACTTTTTCCCAGACATCTCTTCTCTGGCCTTGTCATTCACGTACACTCCATCTGTCCCTTGTGTTGCAGCAAGCGGACCGGGATTGGTACATGATGGATGAGGGCTACGACGAGTTCCACAACCCCCTGGCCTACTCCTCCGAGGATTACGTGAGAAGGCGGGAGCAGCACCTGCATAAACAGAAGCAGAAGCGCATTTCGGCTCAGCGGAGGCAGATCAACGAGGTGGGCAGCCCGCGGGAGGCGGTAGTCACTGATGTACCCGGTGTCACTGTACCtctggaggcagaggaggggtggGCTTCAGATAGCTTCCAGCTGCTAACTTCCTTCTTCTGCAGTCCTTCCTCGAGGGCTGCCATGGATGGGAACTGATAGGGTGGCTTCTGGCTCTGTGTTCTTGGTGTCTCCGACTGGGGCTGGGGACCCTCGCCATGCGTCTGTCTGAATAGAGGTTCTGACTTAGATATAAAGGGCTGCTGCATAGAAAAAATACTGCTGGTGATTTGGGAACAGCAACTCTGTTTTCTTAGGAGCTGCAGAGTACAGAGGCCCGGGACATCTCCATGGCATCCCCTGGCCCTTCTGTCAGGACTTGACGAGTGGACTTGCCGGTGACCTTTCAGGATGCCTTTTTGTTGCAGTCTGAGTGTGGCCCCCTGTTGTGTTGTCACAGGATAACGAGCGCTGGGAGACCAACCGCATGCTCACCAGCGGGGTGGTCCATCGGCTGGAGGTGGACGAGGACTTTGAGGAGGACAGTGCGGCCAAAGTGCATTTGATGGTGCACAACCTGGTTCCTCCCTTTCTTGATGGGCGCATCGTCTTCACCAAGCAGGTGAGGCTCCCGGGGCCTGAGAGAAGCCAGCTCAGGTAGAACTGAagtgaaaaaaggagagaggagaaaaaaggccCCTTGCCAGATGGGGTAGCAGTCTGTTCCATTTCCTGGGGCTGCTATGCAGTGGACCTTCCTGTTGAGTTAACCTTGAGTGgggaatttctctttttcctcaacCTTTTGCAGCCAGAGCCCGTGATTCCAGTCAAGGATGCCACTTCTGACTTGGCCATTATTGCTCGAAAAGGCAGTCAAACAGTGCGGAAGCACAGGGAACAGAAGGAACGGAAAAAGGTTGGTTTCTTGTCATTGGGGGTTGGGCTGTCTCTTGTgagagtgggtttttttgtttttttgttttcttttggtcttttttctttttagaaaaatcgTATTAGATCTCCCAGGTAGGGTTCTTGTTGGAAGTTCGATGACCCTCCCAGAGCAAGAGCAAGCTGTTGGAGGAGGGCACTGTGTTCTTCCGCCACGGCCTTAGTGAAGACAACCGCAGGGCCTGATGCTCGGGGAGCTTGACGTtgaaatggggaagcaggctcagtaCCACTGCCGCCTTGTGGGGACTCACCGCCTGCTGGGTGCAGCGTCTTGTCAAGTGGGATTAATTTTCCATTGATCGAAATCGTGTTACATGATGTTTGGTATTGTTTTCAGGCTCAAcacaaacactgggagctggctGGAACCAAGCTAGGAGACATCATGGGTGTCAAAAAAGAGGAAGAGCCAGATAAAGGTCTGACGGAAGACGGTAAAGTGGACTATAGGTAGGCGTCCTGGACAGCAGTGGGCTGTCTCCAACGAGGACACTTGCTGGATAGAATTGTGGATAGAATGGATAGAGTTGTGTTTTGTGAATAGGAAAATCATGTCACTTCGGGTCTTCTGGTCCCTTCTGGTCCCTTCCTCCTGGTCTTTCTCTTCTACCATCTGCGGGTTTTCCTAGATAGTCTTCCTCTGGCCTCTGCTGCCACTGCTGTAGGCGCCACCCCCGCCTGCCGGCCTTGGACACCTCACATGGGTCTCATGCCAGTCCCATGGGGTAGGTGCTGTCCTTCCCATGTCCTGCGTGCACCAGATGACATCCAGGGAGGTTAACTGGTTTGAGGTCACCTGGCTGATAAACGGTGGTTTGATGATGATCCCTGGACAGCGGGACTTGGAGCCCAGTATCTTAGTTACTCTGCTTCAGTGTCTTTCAGATGTTCAGTATGGGACGGTGGGCTTTGCCCCCTTAGATCTTAGTTTAATGGAAGGAGGAATTACTTTTAATAGTGGTTTGAACACTGAAAGGATTgtcttgtcagagagagacatcCCCGTTCATAGAGGTTTTTAAACAGATGGTAAAGAGCTGCTTATTGGGGTTCCCACCTTGGGTAGGTGACTGGACTCAAATGTCCCTGGTGAGTCTCGTTCTCTGAACATTCTAAGGTCTTGCCGAAGCGGCATCTGAGTGAATAGTCCTCTGTACCCCTGTGAGAAATGACCCAAGTGAGAAGTCGGTACGACCGATCAGCCCTTGTTAGCCTGTAGTTGATGTAGTCCCATAGGCGTTGACTGTTAGCTGACCAGGAGTGATGGTCAAGTTAGGAATACCCATGGGTGGGCCTGCCAGGGGTCCAGTCTCTCGGGGGAGGGCGAGTGGCAGAGGCACGGACTCGGCAACACTGAACCGCTCTCTCTTTGCCGTGGAGTCTGGGGAGACTCACGTAGTACTTTTGAGTCTAGGCCTGTGTGCATGTGTCAGATACTTGCGTGCTTTCAATGAAAGCTGTTGGTCAGGACGCAGTGGGTGTGTTTGTTCTCGCAATTCTTTGAAAATGAAGCTGCTCAGACTGTGCTGTCCTtcccagaggagagagaagaggtctGAGGCGGGTCCGGACACTGTGGCCTCACCTCCTCCTTTCAGCCCTTCGCACATCGTGCCAAAACCGCTGCTGGTGTTCTGTACGAGATCCCGAGCTGGAGGGCAAGCTCTTTAGGGCTGAGATTTGGCCCGTTTGCTAATCTGAGCTCCTGCATATCCTGCTGAGCCCTGTACTTGAGGGTGTCGTGTATGTTGTGGCTTCTCAGGCAGCAGTGCCAGTCCCTGAGGCAGAGGACAGGAGCAGCGTTTCAGGTTGCCTGGCTGCGCGGGGCTCTCAGAGCCTTCTTGTGTCTCGCTGGGGTAGTTCTCGTTCTGGGTGCTGGAAGAAGGGCAGGAGCCCGCTCAGGAAGAATAGCGTGGGAGATCGTGCAGGGTGATGGGGCTCCTTTGTGTTCTCAGGACAGAGCAGAAGTTTGCAGATCACATGAAGAAAAAGAGCGAAGCCAGCAGCGAGTTTGCCAAGAAGAAGTCCATTCTGGAGCAGCGACAGTATCTGCCCATCTTCGCTGTGCAGCAGGAACTTCTGACTATCATCAGGTGATTCCTTCCCGGGCCTGGGACAGCCACTGTTGAGTCgggttcccctttgtcccttGAATTTACTCAGTAGCTCCTCTGCTTTGGGGCGTTGCATCTGATGGAGAACACGAAGAATTTTTTCTTACCTGGTACGGGTGCTCTTGGCTTTTTTGGCCAAAGCAGGAAAGACAGCGTTGCTTTGTTACAGTTCACTTGTTTAACCCCCACAGTCTTCTAGACATTTTAGGAGGTGTCTCGGTTCTGGGCCATTATCCCAGGGAAATCCACCTTTCCAAGCGGGTGTGCTCCTTGGATAGTGATGTGGGCATACGAAGTGGCCCCATCTTCTCAGAGGCTCCCTGGTGGCCTTCCACTCACTCAGCACGCCTTGCCCTTCATCTTCTCTTCGTTGTAGAGATAATAGCATCGTGATCGTGGTTGGAGAGACGGGGAGTGGTAAGACCACTCAGCTGACGCAGTACTTGCATGAAGATGGTTACACGGACTACGGGATGATCGGGTGTACCCAGCCTCGCCGTGTGGCTGCCATGTCTGTGGCCAAGAGAGTCAGTGAAGAAATGGGGGGCAACCTTGGTGAGGAGGTGAGTGGGCGTGAGGGCTGAGCCGTGTGGCTCCCATCTGGCTGAGCTGATCTGCTAAGGCCTGGACCCAGCACAGGGTGTGCCAGCCGTGACCTGGGGCCCAGGGCTTCTGAGccctttctctctgaccttcAGGTGGGTTATGCGATCCGCTTCGAAGACTGCACGTCAGAAAACACCTTGATCAAATACATGACAGACGGGATCCTGCTGCGGGAGTCGCTCCGGGAAGCGGACCTGGATCACTATAGTGCCATCATCATGGACGAGGCCCACGAGCGCTCCCTCAACACTGATGTGCTCTTTGGGCTGCTTCGGGAGGTGAGGGCTTTGGGGTACACTCCGTCTGTGCCCTTGAGGCTTTGAGCAGCGCGCTGTTGGTGCTGGAGGTGGGCCTGGGCTCTCGCCTGGGAGGCTGAGGGGGTCTCTGACAGGCCAGAGTGTCCCCCGAGGCCTCCAGGTTGCCCGGCTCAGACCTGGTGTTGTAGTTCCCTCTGTTCTTGCTCAGCTGAGTACTCATGGTTCTCTTGGCTCTGGCTTCCTGGCTTCAGGCTTCAGGATTCTGAAGAGTCTAATGTGCCAGTCCGTTAGCTTCGGCCTCTGTTTCATTTGGGGGTAATGTTGGGTGCCGAGGGTTTTGAATCTCTGGGGAAGCCTCACACTGACCTTTTCTCTTAGGTGGTGGCTCGGCGCTCAGACCTGAAGCTCATCGTCACGTCAGCCACTATGGATGCAGAGAAATTTGCTGCCTTTTTTGGGAATGTTCCCATCTTCCACATCCCTGGCCGTACTTTCCCTGTTGACATTCTCTTTAGCAAGGTACTGAGGTTTCCTTTTTGAGTCAGTCCTGATCTCTGATGAGAACCCAGCCCCGTCTGTAGCCCTGAACATACCCCACTCTCTAGCCCCACGCCAGTGACTGGCCACCAGTTCCCAGAGGGGTGCCAGCCTGCATTTCCCTTGATAACTGCCCTCTGTGTCCCTGGCTGGTGTTGCAGACCCCGCAGGAGGACTATGTGGAGGCCGCAGTGAAGCAGTCCTTACAGGTGCACCTGTCAGGGGCCCCTGGAGACATCCTTATCTTCATGCCTGGCCAAGAGGACATTGAGGTGTGTGCCTTGGTCATGACTCTGATGAATGGGTAGTGTCCTGCCTGTGAGGGGCTCTGGTGTCTCATGGCTCCTCTCTCTGCCGTCAGGTGACCTCGGACCAGATTGTGGAACATCTGGAGGAACTGGAAAATGCACCTGCCTTGGCTGTGCTGCCCATCTACTCTCAGCTACCGTCTGACCTCCAGGCTAAAATCTTCCAGAAGGTGCAGTAGCAAGAAAGTCTGTCCTGGGTCCTCACCTTTGGGTCTCCCTGGATTCTACCCCAGgaaggccgagagagagagggtgtTACTTttctggcaggggtgggggtgttcTTTCCCCTGTAGAGTCTTTCCTACCTGTGGGCCTACAGCCTGCTCTTCTGTACATCCTGCCCGGCTCTAGGCTCCAGATGGAGTTCGGAAGTGTATCGTTGCCACCAACATTGCTGAGACGTCTCTGACTGTTGATGGCATCATGTTTGTTATTGACTCTGGTTATTGCAAATTAAAGGTAAGGAAAGACACGGTCCCTGGGGCCCTGGAACGTCACAGTAACTCAGTTGGGGGAGGGCAGGCCCTGGGTCCTCAGCCCATAGAGGCAGGATACACTCAGAAGTGCTGGTACTATTTCAGAGGCTAAATTTTGAGTGCTGATTTTGCCATGCACGTGACCGATTTAATCCTAGTGATAACACCACGAAGTAGATGATTTAGTAACTCAGTAGAGATTACAGAGCTGATATTTGTGGGGGAGATTTCTTAAGTTTCCTGACTTCAAAAGGCTGGCCGCTGGCTTGCTAGAACACCATGCTCTATGATATGTAGCAGCCTGGGCTGTCTGTGTTTCAGAGCTGCCTCTCCTTTGCCCTTGCTCTCTCCTTTATCAGCCCTTTACTGTCTCCTCTCCCAAGGTCTTCAACCCCAGGATTGGCATGGATGCTCTACAGATCTACCCCATCAGCCAGGCCAATGCCAACCAGAGGTCGGGGCGCGCTGGCCGGACGGGCCCAGGTCAGTGTTTCAGGTAGGAGCCCTGTGCTAGCCTGCTTTCTGGGGCAGTACTGGGATTGCGGAGTGTGGAGCTGGGGCAGTGGGTGCTGGGCTGTGATCCCGCACAGGGATGCCGGCCCCAGGGTCCCTGAGGCTGGGCACTGGTGGCAGGACTGCCACCTGTTGGTCTTCTCATCGTCCCCTGCCGAGCGGCAGCAGCAGCCTTCCCAGGCTCCTGTGAGGGGTGAGCGGCTTTGGGTTTCAGGCAGCCCGGAGTGGCAGTGGAGCCCAGGGCACTTCCCTTCAAGGGTAGATATGAACAGATTTATGGGGTTCTGCAGTTTTCGTTTTCATTGCTTCTAATTTTTAGAAATACTCACTATAGAAATCAGAAAGTacagaaaactgtaaagaaaacaaaagcaagccATGATTCTAGTCCCAGGCTCATTGGTTCCAGACATAAAACACACATGTAGGAGATTCCAGCAGAAGCGTGAACTGGCGGGACTGAATTTTGAACGGGTGGAAATGCGGGATGAAAGGGGAAGTTG
The genomic region above belongs to Neovison vison isolate M4711 chromosome 7, ASM_NN_V1, whole genome shotgun sequence and contains:
- the DHX38 gene encoding pre-mRNA-splicing factor ATP-dependent RNA helicase PRP16, translated to MEDTSEDASIHRLEGTDMDSQVGGLICKTKSAASEQHVFKAPAPRPSLLGLDLLASLKRREREEKDDGEDKKKSRISSYKDWEESKDDQRDAEEEGSDQAGRHSRKDRHYRSARVETPSHPGGVSEEFWERSRQRERERREHGVYASSKEEKDRKRERSRDRDCDRKRDRDERDRSRHSSRSERDGGSERSRRNEPESPRHRPKDAATPSRSAWEEEDSGYGFSRRSQWESPSPTPSYRDSERSHRQCSRDRDRSVRSRYSDDTPLPTPSYKYNEWADDRRHLGSTPRLSRGRGRREDGEEGISFDTEEERQQWEDDQRQADRDWYMMDEGYDEFHNPLAYSSEDYVRRREQHLHKQKQKRISAQRRQINEDNERWETNRMLTSGVVHRLEVDEDFEEDSAAKVHLMVHNLVPPFLDGRIVFTKQPEPVIPVKDATSDLAIIARKGSQTVRKHREQKERKKAQHKHWELAGTKLGDIMGVKKEEEPDKGLTEDGKVDYRTEQKFADHMKKKSEASSEFAKKKSILEQRQYLPIFAVQQELLTIIRDNSIVIVVGETGSGKTTQLTQYLHEDGYTDYGMIGCTQPRRVAAMSVAKRVSEEMGGNLGEEVGYAIRFEDCTSENTLIKYMTDGILLRESLREADLDHYSAIIMDEAHERSLNTDVLFGLLREVVARRSDLKLIVTSATMDAEKFAAFFGNVPIFHIPGRTFPVDILFSKTPQEDYVEAAVKQSLQVHLSGAPGDILIFMPGQEDIEVTSDQIVEHLEELENAPALAVLPIYSQLPSDLQAKIFQKAPDGVRKCIVATNIAETSLTVDGIMFVIDSGYCKLKVFNPRIGMDALQIYPISQANANQRSGRAGRTGPGQCFRLYTQSAYKNELLTTTVPEIQRTNLANVVLLLKSLGVQDLLQFHFMDPPPEDNMLNSMYQLWILGALDNTGGLTSTGRLMVEFPLDPALSKMLIVSCDMGCSSEILLIVSMLSVPAIFYRPKGREEESDQIREKFAVPESDHLTYLNVYLQWKNNNYSTIWCNDHFIHAKAMRKVREVRAQLKDIMVQQRMSLASCGTDWDIVRKCICAAYFHQAAKLKGIGEYVNIRTGMPCHLHPTSSLFGMGYTPDYIVYHELVMTTKEYMQCVTAVDGEWLAELGPMFYSVKQAGKSRQENRRRAKEEASAMEEEMALAEEQLRARRQEQEKRSPLGSVRSTKIYTPGRKEQGEPMTPRRTPARFGL